GGGGATATAGCGATAAGAAACGCAGATATTCTGAATCTGTTCTGGGAGCCGGGCATAAAGGATATTGAGGAGAGTGCAAACCTTTTCTATGTGACGCTTGTTGACCGTGAGCGGCTGAATCTGATGTACCCTGAGCTTTGCGGGGAAGAGCCCGAAAGCGTTGCGGGCGGTACCGGAAACGTGGAAAAGTACAAAACGGAGGATAAGACGGACGACAGTGCGAAGGTCGAAGTCGTTGACTGGTACTACAAGAAAACGATAAACGGCAGAAAACAACTCTGCTACTGTAAATTCTGCGGCGACAGGGTGATATATTCGAGTGAGGACGATGAAAGCTGTGCCGACGGATTCTATAAACACAGCCGTTATCCCTTTGTTATGGATACGCTGTTTGTGCAGGAGGGAACTCCGTGCGGATTCGGCTACATAGATGTTATGCGTGACGCACAGATGTATATAGATAAGCTGTCGCAGGTCGTTCTTGAGCATACGGTGATGATGAGCAGAAAAAGATATTTTATCCGACAGAACAGTGCGGTGAACGAAGCCGAATTTGCCGACTTAAAAAACAGATTCGTTCACGTTGCGGGAAATCTCGGTGAAGAGGATATAAGGGAAATTAAGGCGGAGCCGCTGGACAGCTCGGTGATGAATGCGCTGAGTTTTAAAATAGATGAACTGAAGGAGACGAGTGGAAACAGGGATTTTTCTCAGGGGTCGGTTTCAAACGGCGTTACGGCGGCAAGCGCCATTGCGGCTTTACAGGAGGCAGGAAGCAAGCTGTCGAGGGATATGATAAAGGGAACGTATTTTGCGTTCCAGCAGGTGTGCTATCTGATAATAGAGTTGATAAGACAGTTCTATGATACGCCGAGAAGCTTCAGGATAACCGGGGGATATGACGCTTTTGACAACTCTGCCATAAAAGAGCAGAACAGAGAACTTTTCGGGGTACAGCTTGGGACGAAGAAGCCTGTCTTTGATATAGTATGTACGGCGTCGAAGAAATCGCCGTTTTCCAAAGCATCGCAGAATGAGCTTGCAAAGCAGCTTTTTCAGCTTGGATTTTTCAATCCGGAAACGGCGGTGCAGGCACTGGGCTGTCTTGCAATGATGGACTTTGAGGGAAAAGAAGAAATTGAGCGTGTGATAAGGGATAACGCAGGAATGAACGAGGTGAAGATATGACAAGAGTAAGAATAGACAAGTCGGGTCTTGGCAGGGATATTTATATCACAGGACACTGTGCGAACGAAAACAGCGGGTCGGCAGAGGCTACGCTTGTATGTGCGGCAATGACAACGCTTGCGCAGACGATAGCGCAGAATGTTTTTGACAGTGAGGACACGGGGGATACCGATATTATTGACGTTACGCTGAGAAGCGGTCAGGCGGTCATAAGCTATGTGACGGACGATGACGGGCTGAACACGGCGGTTGACGGGATATGCAAGGGGTTTGATATGCTGGAGGAAAACTATCCGGAATATGTATCCTGCTACAGAAGTGAGAGGTAAATATGGAAGCGACAGAGAATGTGCAGGCGACAGATAACGGTATAGAAAACGCTGAAACAAGCGAAGAAGTAAAGGTACAAAAGAGTGAAGAAAGCCTGAGCGAAAACAATAAACCTGATGATGCCGAAAAAGAACAAAACGAGGATAAGGCGGAGCTTTTCAGGCAGGCGGTGCTTAAGTCAAAGCGTGAGAGGGCGGCAAGGGCAGAACGGATATTGGGCCTTGTGGCACAGTTTTGCGGAGCGGATAAATGCGACTATGACGGAATAGAAAATGCGGTATCCGAGAGGAACTTCGAGCGGTGCAGAAGAAACGATATGGAGTACAGGCTGGAGCGGTGGCAAAAGGAATGCGAGGAGGTAAAGCAGATGTATCCTCAGTTTGACCTTGCGAAAGAAATGAGTGACAGAAGATTCTTTTCGCTGTGCTATAAGGGCGTGGGGCTTGAGGAGGCTTATCTTATCGTGCATAAGGACGAACTTTTTACCGCCGCAATGGAATATGCGGCATCTGAACTTATGAGAAGCGGTGCGTTCTGTAAAAGCGGCAGAATGAAGGAGGGTGCGCTGTCACCTGCGGGAGAGGTTACGAAAAGCGAGAAAAGCCTGTCTAAAAATGAGCGGAAGGAGCTTATCAGACGGACGGAGAGAGGGGAAAGAGTGGTGCTTTGACAGTTTATGAATGAGAAGGAAGGGGGTGAGATATGAATATTGCAACGGGAGGGCAGGCGGGAAATTAAAAAAGCCGCAGCCGCATGGGGAAAAGTTTTGCGGCAGGAATAAACGATAAGAAAAAACGATAAGAAAATTGAAAGATGACGGTATCAGCCGTCGGGAAAGGAAATCTATATGAAGAAAAGAGAAGTTAAATTAAATCTGTTCGATGTACAGACAACAGGACAGGCAAGTCTGTCCGCCGAGATGAAAACGTTCTATGAGAACACGCTGATAGATATGGCGGAGCCTAAGCTGGTGCATGACCGCTTTGCAGACAAATATCCGATACCCAAGAATAACGGCAAGACGATAGAACTGAGAAAGTACAGCTCGCTTGCAAAGGCGACAACACCGCTTGTCGAGGGCGTTACACCTGCGGGAAATATGCTGTCGGTAACAGCTAAGACGGCAACGGTGAATCAGTACGGCGACTATATCAAGCTGTCGGATATGCTGGAACTTACCGCAATAGACAACAATGTAGTGCAGTCAACAAAGCTGCTCGGCAGTCAGTCGGGAAGAACGCTTGATACGATAACAAGAGAGATAGTTAACGCAGGAACGAATGTTATATATGCCTGCGGTAAGGACGGGGGCGAGGTGCTGTCAAGAGATGAACTCGGCAAGGACTGCGTTTTATCGGTGGATACGGTATTCCGTGCCGCCGCACAGCTTGAGAGCATGAATGCAGACGGAATAGACGGGGAGAGCTATGTTGCGATAATACACCCTTATGCCGCATATGACCTTATGAGAAGTGCAGAGTGGGTCGATGTGCATAAGTATGCCGACCCTGAAAGCATATTCAAGGGGGAGATAGGCTCGCTCGGCAATGTGAGATTTGTAAAAAGCACGGAGGCAAAGATATTTGCCGATGAAAGCTGTCCGCAGTTCTATCAGCTGACCTCCGACGCAAATTTCCTTGAGGGAAAGGACTATTATACGAAGTCGGGCGACAGCTATCAGAAGGCAAGCGTTTCGGCAGGCGGTCAGGTCACAGCCTCAACGTATTATGAGAAGAAGGCGCTTGCGGTGTTCTCTACTCTGGTTATAGGAGCGCACGCTTATGCGGTGACGGACGTTGCCGGCGGCGGTCTTCAGCACATAGTAAAGCAGCTCGGCTACGGCGACGATCCTCTGAACCAGAGAGCAAGCGTGGGCTGGAAGGCGGTACGCACAGCCGAGATACTTACGGACGAGTATATGGTGAGAATAGAAAGCTGTTCTCCTGTTTATTCGGAAAAGACGAGCGCAAATTAAAGCCGGTAAAGGAAAACCGGAATAAGCGGCACAGGGTCACTGCAGGGTATGGTGACAGCAACGGCAGTGCGGGAGGGTAAGGGGAATAATATTGTAAAGGAGAAATATATGAAAGAAAATTTAACTGAACTTGTGGCGGTAAGGCTGTTCAAGGATAACGACAAGTACAACTCGGATGTGTTTGTATCGGTGAACTGCAACAATTATCTTATACGCAGAGGTGAAACGGTGATGGTGCCGTTGTTCATAAAAAAGGAACTGGACAGAGCAGAGCTTCAGAGAAAGAGAGCGGAATACTACCGTGATGAAGGCTGGAAGCAGTCGCTGATAGTGCAGGAGGGCAAGTGATGACGGTAAAGGAAGTCATTGAAACGGTTGACGCACTGCGACCGAACGAGATTGCCGCAGAGGACAAGAGAAAGTGGCTTTATGAGCTTGAAAGCAGGATATATGAGGATCTGTATGTTACGCACGAGCATGAGGGAATCGGGTTTACCGATACGGAAAAGATACTGAGCGACGATACAACGGAGCTTTTCATAAAGGCACCGCACGATGAGATATACATTCTTTATCTTTGCTCGCTTATAGATTTTTACCATGCGGAGTATGAGAGATATGCCAATGACAATGCTCTGTTTGACGCTTTGTATGAAAGCTGTTGCCGTTTCTGGAACAGCAGGCATATTTCGTGCGTGAGAACCGAGATCACGGGATAGGAGGAAGAACTTGGCGGTAAGAGAAATAACGGGTGGTACGGAAAGTGCCGTAAAGTTCGGCGGTATCGATCGCTCGAACGGTACGCCGCTTGGATGCTGGCAGGAGCTGTACGGTATGGATTTTACCGCTTTTCCTGCGCTTAAAACGGTAAAGCCGTTTTCGTACAAGGCATTGGCTGACGGTATAACGGGGTATACCGTAAAAAACGGAGAGATAGTATACACAAAGGCGGACGGTATATATATTTCGGGAGTGAAAACGGCGGTAAATCTCAGTGCAGGGGAAAAACAGCTTGTGTCACTTGGAGCATACATACTGATAATGCCGGACGAGGTGCTTGTAAATACCGCTGATACGCCTGTAAGCGTGCGGTATACGGCGAAGCCGGCGCTTTCAGGCACACTGTTCGAATATAACCAGAATCAGACACGGCCTACGGTTTCTATATACAAGCTGTTGTATCTTGATGTGCCTGAGAAAAGCGTAGCGCTGTCAAGCTACAGCGTTGGCGATATGGTCAGGATAGATTATGAATACGGCGGAAAGAAACAGTATCTGTCTGCATTGATAAGCTCGGTGGGAAAGGAAAGATACAGCATGAGCGGGTGCGTGTCGATCAACTTCGACACGAGTGCGTACAGCGATACCTATTATTTTTATACGGAAAAGCGGAAGATGGACAGATTCAGGGTGTCTAATATAAAGAATGCGGTCATAAGCTGTCCGATACCGAAGATGGATTTTATAACAGAGCATAACAACAGGCTGTGGGGGTGTTCGTCGGCAAATCGTGAAATATACTGCTCAAAGCTCGGAAGTGCTACTGAGTGGGGAAGCTATGACGGCATCTCAACTGACGCATGGGCGGCAACGGTAGGGTCTGACGGGGATTTCACCGGAGTATGCGTGTACGGGGGTAGTGTACTGTTCTTTAAGGAAAATGTCGTCCATATTGTCTACGGCACAAGAGCGTCAAACTTCACGCTAAGCACCGTAAAGCTGAGAGGCGTTCAGAAGGGCAGTGACGGGTCGCTGTGCATATCGGACGGACTGCTTTATTATAAGGCACCTGAGGGGATATTCAG
This window of the [Eubacterium] siraeum genome carries:
- a CDS encoding ribosomal-processing cysteine protease Prp, with the translated sequence MTRVRIDKSGLGRDIYITGHCANENSGSAEATLVCAAMTTLAQTIAQNVFDSEDTGDTDIIDVTLRSGQAVISYVTDDDGLNTAVDGICKGFDMLEENYPEYVSCYRSER
- a CDS encoding N4-gp56 family major capsid protein, which encodes MKKREVKLNLFDVQTTGQASLSAEMKTFYENTLIDMAEPKLVHDRFADKYPIPKNNGKTIELRKYSSLAKATTPLVEGVTPAGNMLSVTAKTATVNQYGDYIKLSDMLELTAIDNNVVQSTKLLGSQSGRTLDTITREIVNAGTNVIYACGKDGGEVLSRDELGKDCVLSVDTVFRAAAQLESMNADGIDGESYVAIIHPYAAYDLMRSAEWVDVHKYADPESIFKGEIGSLGNVRFVKSTEAKIFADESCPQFYQLTSDANFLEGKDYYTKSGDSYQKASVSAGGQVTASTYYEKKALAVFSTLVIGAHAYAVTDVAGGGLQHIVKQLGYGDDPLNQRASVGWKAVRTAEILTDEYMVRIESCSPVYSEKTSAN